TTCTCGTGCTCGATACAGGCGGCAACGGCTTCAAGAAACGTTGTTTTTTTGACGGGTTTGAAATGAGCCATAGCTCTTTATAACAGAGCCCTGTACGATTGCAACTCAAAATTGCATAAAATTCACGCTATGGTTTGACGCCAAACGATTACCCGCTCAGAACCGAACCAGGCAATCCGGGCATTCTTTCGCGTTTAGTTCGTAAAGCTGCAAACATCGCGGACATATACGTCCGGTATCGTTAGTCGTCGCATGGGCGACGCTTCGATTTGCAATGGATTCCAGAGCGATCAACCACTCCTGCTCTGCACGACCTGCATTCGCTTTTTCGATCATGCCTTCATCGTGAATCGGATGTTTCAGATCACGTATCATACAATCGACCATCGCGTCTCGCTCTCTTTCTTTAAGAAGAGCCAGTCCGACGGTTATGGCAGACTCACCGGAAAGCGCTGCCGCATACAATCTTTGCGCCGATCGCAGAGCATACGGAGGAGCGACAAATATCAACAAGGCCTGAAAAAAGCGTTCCAGTCGCGATCGCTGCAAGATTTTGCGCGCAGTCACAAAAAACAGGGCGGCCTGGGCAACGGCAAACAGAGTAAAGATGGCGAGAATGCCCGGAAGGTTTTCCACAAAGACGCCGGAAAAACCGAAGATGGGAAGCATAACGAACAAATAAAGAAAATAAAGAATCGTATTTAGCAAAAGCGGTCGCAGCTTTTGGCGCACGGTTCGCTCTTTCTCGACGATGCGCTCGACCTCATCGGGCGCGATCAATCGCTTTGCCGAAAACGGAGAATCGCCATAGTTCCCTGCATCGTTCGCTTCATCGTTCGCTTCCTGGAGGACTTTCCATTCTTCCTTCAGTCGTGCAAGTTCTTCTATCGACAGACCGCTGACGATACTCCGACTATTCCAGACGATGCTGCCATCTGAAAAAACGGGCTCCGCCGTCCATGGGATAACGACGCGGGGCTTTCGCTTTCGCTTCCGGGCAAGGCTGATAACGCTCCCCACGATGATTCCCTGTTCACAGGCTGACAACAGAGGTAGTCTCGCCGCAAGCGAATATGAAAACGGCAAGATCGAAGCCGGCATCACGGAGCCTTTCGAGAACTCGTAAAGACTATCAGGCGAGCGCATCTGCATTCGCGTGAAGAGGCCCGATACCCCCGTCCAGAAAAGCAGCTGATGCGGACGCACAAAGACCACACACTCCCAGAGATACAGGAGAAGAAAGATGACGTAGAGATCGATGTACGGATTCAACGAAAACATGCAACTGCTCCGCCGGAGCGGAGCCCGATCAATATCATTGTTTACCCGTAATCTTTTTCCAGAAAGTCTTGAGCAGGCCGCCTGCAGCAGCAATTCCGACAACGATCAGTTTCCAGAACTTGGACAGCAAACCGCTCTTTGAGGCGGCGACGACGGCTCCACCCGTAATCAGAGCGGCCAGCCCGTACTCGGCGATCTTATCGCCTTCGCGCCATTCTGAATACTTCTTGCCGCCTTTGAAGTCGTATTTCTGAAGCAGGGATTTCGTCGCCGTGATCGCCTGCGTCATCTTTTCGGGAGAGGCGACGATGGTGGCGCTCATGACGCCTTCGCGACCGAGCAGCCGGATGTTATAATTGATCACCTTCTGCCCCTCTGATTCGTTCACCGTTCCCCACTCGAGGTTATTCGTCTTCGGATCGTAGTGAGGTTTTTCATGCCAGGAAACGAGCGTCAGTTCGGGTAATCCGTGTTCGCGACGCCATTCGTTACCCGCCTTCGAGCCCTCTTGCAGCGATTTAAAAAGAGCGTCGGCATCAAGCTCTTCGCCGTCGGCCTTGATATAACCGGAATCCTCGAATTCAAAAATTACGTACCAGTCGGAGTTGTCAGCCGGTTCGATATAGCCCTGTTCAAGATCAGTGGGCTGGTTCCCGAAGTATTCCATGATCTTGCGGGAGTCGGCTCCATCGGCAAAAACATAACCCGTCGGCAGATCGATCTCGGCCTGACTGCCAAGGCTCACTTTAACCGGCCCGGATTTCCAGTCGATGGTCGGCGCCTTGCGCTCTTCCTGAGCATGCAGAAGCGTTGTAAACATCAGACCGAAAAGCAGTACCGCTACTTTTTTTAACATGGTTTAACTACGTACCGCTGTGCTGACGCTATTTCAAGAAATTTCTACAGACTGCGAAACAAAAAAGGCGAGGCATCTGCGAAAAGGGTTGCGGATCGCATCCGTATAAAGTGTTTGTAAAGTTGATCAACATGGCCTCGCGAAAAGAAAGCCCGGTATTCGTTGCCGAAGGAATTCAAAAGATCTACCGCATGGGCGAGGTCGACGTACCCGCCCTGCACGGGGTGGACCTGAAGCTGTATGCCGGCGAATTCGTCGTCTTACTCGGTCCTTCGGGCAGCGGCAAATCCACCTTGCTTAATATTCTCGGCGGGCTGGATGTACCGACAGATGGAACCGTCTGGTTTGCCGGTCAGAAGCTGAAAGAGGCCGATGAAGAGCAGCTGACCGTATTCCGACGCAAGCATATCGGCTTCGTTTTTCAGTTTTATAACCTTGTACCCGGCCTGACGGCGCGCGAAAACGTCGAACTGGCGACCGAGCTATCGTCGACCCCGATGGATCCCATGCAGGCGCTCGGCATGGTCGATCTGAAAAACAGAGCCGATCACTTTCCCGCCCAGCTCTCGGGCGGCGAACAGCAACGCGTCGCCATCGCCCGTGCCATCGCCAAACGCCCCGACGTTTTACTCTGCGACGAACCGACCGGAGCGCTCGATTTTAGAACGGGCGCCGTCGTGCTTGAGGCCATCGCTACCGTTAACCGTGACCTCGGGACGCTCACCGTCGTCATCACACATAACGCCTCGATTGCTGAAATCGCCGACCGCGTCATCACGATGCGCGACGGCACCATTCTATCCGATACGACGAACCGCAAAAAAAAGAAGCCGTCTGAGATCTCCTGGTGATGAAGACACTTGATCGAAAGCTGTTTCGCGATCTGATCGCTCTGCGCTTCCAGGGATTATCCATTGCGCTGGTCGTCGCCGCCGGCGTGGCGATCTTTGTCGCCTCTCTCAGCGCCTACGATTCGCTTCTGGGAGCGCGTGCCCGCTTTTATACGGCGGCGCGCTTTGCCGAGGGTTTCGTTACTCTGAAACGGGCGCCGAGGTCCGTTGAAGAGAATCTGAGCCGTATTCCAGGGATTGTGGCCGTACGTTCGCGCATCTTACAGGAGGCAGTGCTTGACCTACCCGGCGACAATCTGCCCTCGGCGGCGCGGTTTATATCTATAACGGACGATCTCAACCGTCTTGTGCTGCGAACCGGTCGCATGCCGCGCAGCTC
This region of Leptonema illini DSM 21528 genomic DNA includes:
- a CDS encoding ABC transporter ATP-binding protein encodes the protein MASRKESPVFVAEGIQKIYRMGEVDVPALHGVDLKLYAGEFVVLLGPSGSGKSTLLNILGGLDVPTDGTVWFAGQKLKEADEEQLTVFRRKHIGFVFQFYNLVPGLTARENVELATELSSTPMDPMQALGMVDLKNRADHFPAQLSGGEQQRVAIARAIAKRPDVLLCDEPTGALDFRTGAVVLEAIATVNRDLGTLTVVITHNASIAEIADRVITMRDGTILSDTTNRKKKKPSEISW
- a CDS encoding DUF2167 domain-containing protein, with protein sequence MLKKVAVLLFGLMFTTLLHAQEERKAPTIDWKSGPVKVSLGSQAEIDLPTGYVFADGADSRKIMEYFGNQPTDLEQGYIEPADNSDWYVIFEFEDSGYIKADGEELDADALFKSLQEGSKAGNEWRREHGLPELTLVSWHEKPHYDPKTNNLEWGTVNESEGQKVINYNIRLLGREGVMSATIVASPEKMTQAITATKSLLQKYDFKGGKKYSEWREGDKIAEYGLAALITGGAVVAASKSGLLSKFWKLIVVGIAAAGGLLKTFWKKITGKQ